Proteins co-encoded in one Maylandia zebra isolate NMK-2024a linkage group LG16, Mzebra_GT3a, whole genome shotgun sequence genomic window:
- the lmo7a gene encoding LIM domain only protein 7 isoform X11, translated as MMEWREQSSVSCEEAYSEAQRWIEAVTKKKFGSKDFRSALENGVLLCELINKIKPGVVKRVNRLPTPIAGLDNLNVFLKACGKLGLKEAQLFHPGDLQDLSSRVTVKDQETSRRLKNVLITIYWLGRRAQCDCFYDGPYLNFKAFEGLLGTALYKALQDSSSQKSSNVRDSGFGDNWYSEREELSHLRGGGGGGGGRHRRDDSLDSLDSLGSRPHSISSDTTLKGSSEGCCSDTEADSVFKMTENKDNLSYRRSAVVAPKTTTQFNQFLPTKDKASGYVPAPLRKKRAERNEDNRRSWASSSFAEDESSLTRERQEGTDGSKSTSDVHVDPAVIRQVRYEELQKYREKVKQSEDKWQDALSDWKSRRRSVNSDIVKKKEEREKIEQITYGGEKRSKTFKEMQEEREGKRKSSVGSRLGSLSFLDDDDDNVFEKPVIAPRTRALPSRSYTIDTSQFSYEPPKPSVNDKKPPIASPATGRAASPPTSLEVVDSPALSSSITNTITPNNYSSFNRSPSPEAVPLQRSTDSERASTAKKQEAPTVVSSSSSLPKVPEPSPALSGTQTEVKPLSSGPLHTQAQPSSMEPKPPAVSRVSSSLPKTYQRLDSARLTSVVTPRPFGSQPSRITSLPRGFTPAQTDDSHKRVNGNVDVSKKSSVPSRYHQFMTSEDEAQSSSAHSSEEEEEEATTGNSVNSAQSVTPVPPQVKSEPPAPAKETSQENYCEMRISLNQKPNSSRDFGFQAAWDSTGACVTSIQPGSPAEMCQLQTGDKVLTVNGHKVADMSYTEWKSHMDEALQEGSLVMDIRRHGQNNWDRVQPSLPFKSHKTINLTSTDHPMLVGSQEKSTISSSLDFTSNTPAETLTFKETPAHPVSEVASNGVNGGFREEPVTMRKKESEPISLKNLKRRSEFFEQGGSGSSVSALVYLCGGGSEPAVPDIPVPVITPSSRWSFDPEEERKRQEKWQKEQERLLQEKYKRDQEKLQEEWLKAQQAISTSTVPKQLGSLEVNNHSNSSTGPHSPLSPVNQPTSLLWEEEERKRKEEQERQRQAEEKRKREEEERELLRLQEQRMRKERQEQEERKRREDERRLLEAEELQRREKERAFEQQQQWATSSHGFPYAQPSLTYADRTKSKSSPQLDEEDRPQRKGVHVPPGGMAQRLLEEQLKKAHDRVYQSQKAASELELERRNILHAMRYREPERVTSSGAAEKKDQQPASQAELERQQILNEMKKKTSLLTDNSWIRQRSPDTSTNKERDLPPMRRSVSGKKICTFCETPLGKGAAMIIESLGLCYHLGCFKCIDCKSDLGGSEAGAEVRIRNKQLYCNSCYMRVKTGQPTSM; from the exons GGATCAAGAGACCAGCAGGAGGCTGAAAAAt GTATTGATCACCATTTACTGGTTAGGTAGAAGAGCTCAGTGTGACTGCTTCTATGATGGACCTTACTTGAACTTCAAGGCATTTGAGGGTTTATTGGGCACAGCACTATACAAG gctCTGCAGGATTCTTCCAGTCAGAAAAGCAGCAACGTCCGAGACAGCGGTTTTGGAGACAATTGGTACTCTGAGCGAGAGGAGCTCTCCCatctgagaggaggaggaggaggtggtggtggtagaCACAGGAGGGACGACTCCCTGGACAGCTTGGATTCGTTGGGTTCCCGACCCCACAGCATCTCATCTGACACCACTCTTAAAGGCAGCAGCGAGG GTTGTTGTAGCGATACCGAGGCAGACTCTGTCTTCAAGATGACCGAGAACAAGGACAATCTCAGCTACCGCCGGTCGGCAGTCGTCGCACCGAAAACCACCACGCAGTTTAACCAGTTCCTGCCCACTAAAGACAAAGCTTCTGGCTACGTGCCTGCTCCACTAAGGAAGAAACGGGCCGAACGTAATGAGGACAACCGGCGCAGCTGGGCCAGCAGCAGTTTCGCAGAGGATGAAAGCTCTCTCACCAG AGAGCGCCAAGAGGGTACAGACGG GAGTAAATCAACAAGTGATGTGCACGTCGACCCCGCGGTCATCCGGCAGGTTCGCTACGAAGAGCTGCAGAAGTATCGTGAGAAGGTTAAACAGAGCGAGGATAAGTGGCAGGAT GCCCTGAGCGACTGGAAGAGCCGACGTCGCAGTGTCAACTCTGATATAGTAAAGAAGAAGGAGGAAAGGGAGAAGATAGAGCAGATTACTTACGGCGGTGAGAAAAGGTCTAAGACCTTCAAGGAGATGCAAGAGGAGAG AGAAGGTAAAAGAAAGAGCAGCGTTGGCAGCCGTCTTggatctctctcttttttagacgacgacgacgacaacGTATTTGAAAAACCCGTCATTGCCCCACGTACCCGAGCTCTTCCTAGCCGAAGCTACACAATTGACACTTCCCAATTTTCCTATGAACCCCCCAAGCCCTCTGTGAATGACAAAAAACCTCCCATCGCTTCCCCAGCTACCGGCAGGGCTGCTTCCCCTCCCACTTCACTTGAAGTCGTGGACAGTCCCGCACTAAGCAGCTCCATCACGAACACCATCACTCCaaacaactacagctcattcaacCGCTCCCCGTCTCCAGAAGCTGTACCTTTGCAGAGGAGTACAGACTCAGAGCGCGCCAGCACAGCCAAGAAGCAGGAGGCCCCAACTGTTGTCTCCTCTTCTAGCTCCCTACCAAAGGTGCCTGAGCCAAGCCCTGCATTGTCTGGCACACAGACTGAGGTGAAGCCCCTCTCTTCTGGTCCTttgcacacacaagcacagcCCAGCTCAATGGAACCCAAGCCTCCCGCGGTGTCTCGGGTTTCTTCCTCCCTGCCCAAGACCTACCAGAGATTGGATAGCGCACGTCTAACTTCAGTTGTCACACCAAGGCCCTTTGGGAGCCAGCCCTCACGCATCACATCTCTTCCCCGAGGCTTTACC CCCGCACAGACAGACGACTCACACAAGCGCGTCAATGGCAACGTCGATGTTTCTAAGAAGTCATCAGTGCCGAGTCGGTACCATCAGTTCATGACCTCTGAGGACGAAGCTCAGTCTAGCTCAGCACACAGcagtgaagaggaggaggaagaggcgaCTACGGGGAATAGCGTCAACTCTGCTCAGAGCGTCACACCTGTACCTCCACAGGTCAAGAGTGAacctcctgctccagccaaagaAACCAGCCAG GAGAACTACTGTGAGATGCGGATCAGCCTGAACCAGAAGCCCAACAGCAGCAGAGATTTCGGTTTCCAGGCAGCCTGGGACTCAACAGGAGCTTGTGTCACATCTATCCAGCCAG GCAGCCCGGCTGAGATGTGCCAGCTTCAGACTGGAGACAAGGTGCTGACGGTGAACGGGCACAAGGTGGCAGACATGAGCTACACCGAGTGGAAGTCCCACATGGATGAGGCTCTGCAGGAGGGCAGTCTGGTCATGGATATAAGGCGTCATGGGCAGAACA ACTGGGACAGAGTTCAACCTTCCCTGCCATTTAAAAGCCATAAGACCATCAATCTGACCAGTACGGATCATCCAATGCTTGTAGGTTCCCAAGAAAAAAGCACAATCAGCTCCAGCCTGGATTTTACTTCAAACACTCCAGCAGAAACGCTGACGTTCAAAGAGACCCCGGCTCATCCCGTTAGC GAAGTGGCTTCAAACGGAGTTAATGGAGGTTTCCGAGAGGAGCCGGTGACCATGAGGAAAAAAG AGTCAGAACCCATATCTTTGAAAAACTTAAAGCGGAGGTCAGAGTTCTTTGAACAag GTGGCTCAGGGTCCAGTGTCAGTGCGCTGGTCTACCTCTGTG GAGGAGGATCAGAGCCTGCAGTGCCAGAT ATACCGGTTCCCGTAATCACTCCCTCCAGTCGCTGGTCTTTTGACCCAGAAGAGGAGCGGAAAAGACAAGAGAAGTGGCAGAAGGAACAAGAGCGCCTCCTACAG gagaaATATAAGCGTGATCAGGAAAAGCTGCAGGAAGAGTGGCTCAAGGCTCAGCAGGCAATTTCTACAAGCACGGTCCCCAAACAG CTTGGGAGCCTGGAGGTGAACAaccacagcaacagcagcaccGGCCCACACTCACCACTATCTCCCGTCAACCAGCCCACATCTCTACTGTGGGAAGAAGAAGAGCGAaagaggaaggaggagcaggagcGCCAAAGGCAGgcagaggagaagaggaagagggaagaggaggagcGAGAACTGCTGCGTCTCCAGGAGCAGAGGATGAGGAAGGAAaggcaggagcaggaggaaaGGAAGAGAAGGGAGGACGAGAGGAGGTTGCTGGAGGCAGAAGAGCTGCAGcgcagagagaaggagagagcctttgagcagcagcagcagtg GGCCACTAGCTCCCACGGCTTTCCTTATGCCCAGCCTTCACTCACCTATGCAGACAG GACAAAATCCAAATCATCCCCTCAGCTCGACGAAGAGGACAGACCTCAGAGAAAAG GTGTGCATGTACCCCCGGGGGGCATGGCTCAGCGGCTGCTGGAAGAGCAGCTGAAGAAGGCACATGACAGAGTTTACCAAAGTCAGAAGGCTGCAtctgagctggagctggagcGCAGGAACATCCTCCATGCCATGAGATACAGAGAGCCGGAGAGAG TGACCTCAAGCGGAGCCGCTGAGAAGAAGGACCAGCAGCCTGCATCTCAGGCTGAGCTGGAGCGGCAGCAGATCCTCAATGAGATGAAAAAGAAGACGTCATTGCTGACGGACAACAGCTGGATCCGCCAGCGTTCTCCCGACACTTCCACCAACAAGGAGAGGGACCTGCCACCTATGCGCAG GTCAGTGAGTGGAAAGAAAATCTGTACGTTCTGTGAAACCCCGCTGGGAAAGGGAGCAGCCATGATCATCGAGTCCCTTGGGCTCTGTTATCATTTGGGTTGCTTTAAG TGCATCGACTGTAAGTCTGACCTTGGAGGATCAGAAGCCGGGGCTGAAGTCAGAATACGAAACAAGCAGCTCTACTGTAACTCCTGCTACATGCGAGTCAAAA CTGGTCAACCAACATCTATGTGA
- the lmo7a gene encoding LIM domain only protein 7 isoform X10: MMEWREQSSVSCEEAYSEAQRWIEAVTKKKFGSKDFRSALENGVLLCELINKIKPGVVKRVNRLPTPIAGLDNLNVFLKACGKLGLKEAQLFHPGDLQDLSSRVTVKDQETSRRLKNVLITIYWLGRRAQCDCFYDGPYLNFKAFEGLLGTALYKALQDSSSQKSSNVRDSGFGDNWYSEREELSHLRGGGGGGGGRHRRDDSLDSLDSLGSRPHSISSDTTLKGSSEGCCSDTEADSVFKMTENKDNLSYRRSAVVAPKTTTQFNQFLPTKDKASGYVPAPLRKKRAERNEDNRRSWASSSFAEDESSLTRERQEGTDGSKSTSDVHVDPAVIRQVRYEELQKYREKVKQSEDKWQDALSDWKSRRRSVNSDIVKKKEEREKIEQITYGGEKRSKTFKEMQEEREGKRKSSVGSRLGSLSFLDDDDDNVFEKPVIAPRTRALPSRSYTIDTSQFSYEPPKPSVNDKKPPIASPATGRAASPPTSLEVVDSPALSSSITNTITPNNYSSFNRSPSPEAVPLQRSTDSERASTAKKQEAPTVVSSSSSLPKVPEPSPALSGTQTEVKPLSSGPLHTQAQPSSMEPKPPAVSRVSSSLPKTYQRLDSARLTSVVTPRPFGSQPSRITSLPRGFTPAQTDDSHKRVNGNVDVSKKSSVPSRYHQFMTSEDEAQSSSAHSSEEEEEEATTGNSVNSAQSVTPVPPQVKSEPPAPAKETSQENYCEMRISLNQKPNSSRDFGFQAAWDSTGACVTSIQPGSPAEMCQLQTGDKVLTVNGHKVADMSYTEWKSHMDEALQEGSLVMDIRRHGQNNWDRVQPSLPFKSHKTINLTSTDHPMLVGSQEKSTISSSLDFTSNTPAETLTFKETPAHPVSEVASNGVNGGFREEPVTMRKKESEPISLKNLKRRSEFFEQGGSGSSVSALVYLCGGGSEPAVPDIPVPVITPSSRWSFDPEEERKRQEKWQKEQERLLQEKYKRDQEKLQEEWLKAQQAISTSTVPKQLGSLEVNNHSNSSTGPHSPLSPVNQPTSLLWEEEERKRKEEQERQRQAEEKRKREEEERELLRLQEQRMRKERQEQEERKRREDERRLLEAEELQRREKERAFEQQQQWTKSKSSPQLDEEDRPQRKVTSSGAAEKKDQQPASQAELERQQILNEMKKKTSLLTDNSWIRQRSPDTSTNKERDLPPMRRGDSLDNLDTSYNSWRSSSKPRSGSFAQNYFRPHSALSGSTSFYGGGPRAQRYGSTSTLPSSYSMGSLRSGAGSHLVPWSRQSPSPSPSPSSPSPINSPEPTAEADAPQQHSRSVSGKKICTFCETPLGKGAAMIIESLGLCYHLGCFKCIDCKSDLGGSEAGAEVRIRNKQLYCNSCYMRVKTGQPTSM, from the exons GGATCAAGAGACCAGCAGGAGGCTGAAAAAt GTATTGATCACCATTTACTGGTTAGGTAGAAGAGCTCAGTGTGACTGCTTCTATGATGGACCTTACTTGAACTTCAAGGCATTTGAGGGTTTATTGGGCACAGCACTATACAAG gctCTGCAGGATTCTTCCAGTCAGAAAAGCAGCAACGTCCGAGACAGCGGTTTTGGAGACAATTGGTACTCTGAGCGAGAGGAGCTCTCCCatctgagaggaggaggaggaggtggtggtggtagaCACAGGAGGGACGACTCCCTGGACAGCTTGGATTCGTTGGGTTCCCGACCCCACAGCATCTCATCTGACACCACTCTTAAAGGCAGCAGCGAGG GTTGTTGTAGCGATACCGAGGCAGACTCTGTCTTCAAGATGACCGAGAACAAGGACAATCTCAGCTACCGCCGGTCGGCAGTCGTCGCACCGAAAACCACCACGCAGTTTAACCAGTTCCTGCCCACTAAAGACAAAGCTTCTGGCTACGTGCCTGCTCCACTAAGGAAGAAACGGGCCGAACGTAATGAGGACAACCGGCGCAGCTGGGCCAGCAGCAGTTTCGCAGAGGATGAAAGCTCTCTCACCAG AGAGCGCCAAGAGGGTACAGACGG GAGTAAATCAACAAGTGATGTGCACGTCGACCCCGCGGTCATCCGGCAGGTTCGCTACGAAGAGCTGCAGAAGTATCGTGAGAAGGTTAAACAGAGCGAGGATAAGTGGCAGGAT GCCCTGAGCGACTGGAAGAGCCGACGTCGCAGTGTCAACTCTGATATAGTAAAGAAGAAGGAGGAAAGGGAGAAGATAGAGCAGATTACTTACGGCGGTGAGAAAAGGTCTAAGACCTTCAAGGAGATGCAAGAGGAGAG AGAAGGTAAAAGAAAGAGCAGCGTTGGCAGCCGTCTTggatctctctcttttttagacgacgacgacgacaacGTATTTGAAAAACCCGTCATTGCCCCACGTACCCGAGCTCTTCCTAGCCGAAGCTACACAATTGACACTTCCCAATTTTCCTATGAACCCCCCAAGCCCTCTGTGAATGACAAAAAACCTCCCATCGCTTCCCCAGCTACCGGCAGGGCTGCTTCCCCTCCCACTTCACTTGAAGTCGTGGACAGTCCCGCACTAAGCAGCTCCATCACGAACACCATCACTCCaaacaactacagctcattcaacCGCTCCCCGTCTCCAGAAGCTGTACCTTTGCAGAGGAGTACAGACTCAGAGCGCGCCAGCACAGCCAAGAAGCAGGAGGCCCCAACTGTTGTCTCCTCTTCTAGCTCCCTACCAAAGGTGCCTGAGCCAAGCCCTGCATTGTCTGGCACACAGACTGAGGTGAAGCCCCTCTCTTCTGGTCCTttgcacacacaagcacagcCCAGCTCAATGGAACCCAAGCCTCCCGCGGTGTCTCGGGTTTCTTCCTCCCTGCCCAAGACCTACCAGAGATTGGATAGCGCACGTCTAACTTCAGTTGTCACACCAAGGCCCTTTGGGAGCCAGCCCTCACGCATCACATCTCTTCCCCGAGGCTTTACC CCCGCACAGACAGACGACTCACACAAGCGCGTCAATGGCAACGTCGATGTTTCTAAGAAGTCATCAGTGCCGAGTCGGTACCATCAGTTCATGACCTCTGAGGACGAAGCTCAGTCTAGCTCAGCACACAGcagtgaagaggaggaggaagaggcgaCTACGGGGAATAGCGTCAACTCTGCTCAGAGCGTCACACCTGTACCTCCACAGGTCAAGAGTGAacctcctgctccagccaaagaAACCAGCCAG GAGAACTACTGTGAGATGCGGATCAGCCTGAACCAGAAGCCCAACAGCAGCAGAGATTTCGGTTTCCAGGCAGCCTGGGACTCAACAGGAGCTTGTGTCACATCTATCCAGCCAG GCAGCCCGGCTGAGATGTGCCAGCTTCAGACTGGAGACAAGGTGCTGACGGTGAACGGGCACAAGGTGGCAGACATGAGCTACACCGAGTGGAAGTCCCACATGGATGAGGCTCTGCAGGAGGGCAGTCTGGTCATGGATATAAGGCGTCATGGGCAGAACA ACTGGGACAGAGTTCAACCTTCCCTGCCATTTAAAAGCCATAAGACCATCAATCTGACCAGTACGGATCATCCAATGCTTGTAGGTTCCCAAGAAAAAAGCACAATCAGCTCCAGCCTGGATTTTACTTCAAACACTCCAGCAGAAACGCTGACGTTCAAAGAGACCCCGGCTCATCCCGTTAGC GAAGTGGCTTCAAACGGAGTTAATGGAGGTTTCCGAGAGGAGCCGGTGACCATGAGGAAAAAAG AGTCAGAACCCATATCTTTGAAAAACTTAAAGCGGAGGTCAGAGTTCTTTGAACAag GTGGCTCAGGGTCCAGTGTCAGTGCGCTGGTCTACCTCTGTG GAGGAGGATCAGAGCCTGCAGTGCCAGAT ATACCGGTTCCCGTAATCACTCCCTCCAGTCGCTGGTCTTTTGACCCAGAAGAGGAGCGGAAAAGACAAGAGAAGTGGCAGAAGGAACAAGAGCGCCTCCTACAG gagaaATATAAGCGTGATCAGGAAAAGCTGCAGGAAGAGTGGCTCAAGGCTCAGCAGGCAATTTCTACAAGCACGGTCCCCAAACAG CTTGGGAGCCTGGAGGTGAACAaccacagcaacagcagcaccGGCCCACACTCACCACTATCTCCCGTCAACCAGCCCACATCTCTACTGTGGGAAGAAGAAGAGCGAaagaggaaggaggagcaggagcGCCAAAGGCAGgcagaggagaagaggaagagggaagaggaggagcGAGAACTGCTGCGTCTCCAGGAGCAGAGGATGAGGAAGGAAaggcaggagcaggaggaaaGGAAGAGAAGGGAGGACGAGAGGAGGTTGCTGGAGGCAGAAGAGCTGCAGcgcagagagaaggagagagcctttgagcagcagcagcagtg GACAAAATCCAAATCATCCCCTCAGCTCGACGAAGAGGACAGACCTCAGAGAAAAG TGACCTCAAGCGGAGCCGCTGAGAAGAAGGACCAGCAGCCTGCATCTCAGGCTGAGCTGGAGCGGCAGCAGATCCTCAATGAGATGAAAAAGAAGACGTCATTGCTGACGGACAACAGCTGGATCCGCCAGCGTTCTCCCGACACTTCCACCAACAAGGAGAGGGACCTGCCACCTATGCGCAG AGGCGATTCTCTTGACAACTTGGACACCTCATACAACTCCTGGCGTTCGTCATCGAAACCCCGAAGCGGTTCTTTTGCCCAAAACTACTTTCGGCCTCACTCTGCCCTTTCTGGCAGCACATCCTTTTATGGTGGGGGGCCGCGGGCTCAGCGGTATGGTTCCACTTCCACTCTGCCTTCTTCCTATTCCATGGGCTCACTCCGAAGTGGGGCAGGATCCCATTTGGTCCCTTGGTCCAGGCAGTCGCCTTCCCCTTCACCTTCACCCTCTTCTCCTTCACCCATCAACTCTCCAGAACCCACGGCTGAGGCAGACGCTCCTCAGCAGCACAGCAG GTCAGTGAGTGGAAAGAAAATCTGTACGTTCTGTGAAACCCCGCTGGGAAAGGGAGCAGCCATGATCATCGAGTCCCTTGGGCTCTGTTATCATTTGGGTTGCTTTAAG TGCATCGACTGTAAGTCTGACCTTGGAGGATCAGAAGCCGGGGCTGAAGTCAGAATACGAAACAAGCAGCTCTACTGTAACTCCTGCTACATGCGAGTCAAAA CTGGTCAACCAACATCTATGTGA